A single window of Candidatus Methanoperedens sp. DNA harbors:
- a CDS encoding ISNCY family transposase, with the protein TMEEFIDNTIIYLGQYFLRNNSESGFSADKRCFGWTVGQKRDDRIETALFCTGVWHNLLNLYPT; encoded by the coding sequence ATACAATGGAGGAGTTTATAGATAATACGATTATTTACCTTGGACAATATTTTCTCCGAAATAATTCTGAATCTGGATTTTCAGCGGATAAGAGGTGTTTTGGATGGACGGTGGGACAAAAAAGGGATGATAGAATTGAAACTGCTTTATTTTGCACTGGCGTCTGGCACAATTTGCTAAACTTGTACCCGACTTAA
- a CDS encoding LUD domain-containing protein: protein MNYEEVSALQKAFNSVKETQAANLPPDFAERKKRLKTARELCVGNEELLVKAIANLRKNGIKVHIVKEKQEAIDIILNEIGEEKLVVKSKSNVTKEIELTKALEKKGLTVVETDIGDRILQLLHASPSHPTGPVAHLSAKEIAKRLSTHYNKPIKENPEEIVKAVKEDVISNLEKANIGITGANAITAEEGSIVIIHNEGNIHEVMRKEKHIVVTSTDKLYPDIEAAMNMIKILSYNATGSIIPSFVDVISGVSKTADVEKKFVKGVHHPTEITLILLDNKRSELAKNGFKELLHCIGCGNCLLYCPMYNTIGNEYAIENYLGGKGIAYYSLSNNENNKKLELCLTCGKCKDNCPLELDIPAIIKKIRSDGISSEIYYFLKSHMIWGYYQILLKSNAHKFQKN, encoded by the coding sequence ATGAACTACGAAGAAGTCAGCGCCCTTCAAAAAGCCTTTAATTCCGTGAAGGAAACGCAGGCTGCGAACCTGCCACCGGACTTCGCGGAAAGAAAAAAGAGGCTTAAAACCGCAAGGGAACTCTGTGTTGGGAACGAAGAACTTCTTGTGAAAGCAATTGCTAACCTCAGGAAAAACGGCATAAAAGTACATATCGTAAAGGAAAAACAGGAAGCAATCGACATAATTTTAAATGAAATCGGAGAGGAAAAACTCGTTGTAAAATCCAAATCCAATGTCACAAAGGAAATAGAATTAACAAAAGCGCTTGAAAAAAAAGGATTAACAGTAGTTGAAACCGACATTGGCGATAGGATTCTCCAGCTCTTGCATGCAAGCCCCTCCCATCCCACAGGTCCTGTGGCGCATCTCTCGGCAAAAGAGATTGCGAAGCGGCTTTCCACGCATTATAATAAACCCATAAAGGAAAATCCTGAAGAAATTGTAAAGGCAGTAAAGGAGGATGTTATCTCTAATCTCGAAAAAGCAAATATTGGCATAACGGGAGCCAATGCCATAACAGCCGAGGAGGGCTCGATTGTTATAATACATAACGAAGGGAATATCCATGAGGTCATGCGGAAGGAAAAACACATAGTTGTGACTTCCACAGACAAGCTCTATCCCGATATTGAAGCTGCCATGAACATGATAAAAATTTTGAGCTACAATGCCACAGGTTCAATAATACCTTCTTTTGTCGACGTAATAAGCGGTGTGAGCAAAACCGCAGACGTAGAGAAGAAATTTGTTAAGGGGGTTCACCACCCAACTGAGATTACGTTAATACTGCTTGATAACAAAAGGAGCGAACTGGCAAAGAATGGATTTAAAGAACTCTTGCACTGCATAGGTTGCGGGAACTGCCTGCTCTACTGCCCCATGTACAACACTATCGGTAACGAATACGCCATAGAAAATTACCTCGGGGGAAAAGGGATTGCTTATTATTCCCTTTCTAATAATGAAAACAATAAGAAACTGGAGCTTTGTTTAACCTGCGGTAAATGCAAAGATAATTGCCCTCTGGAACTGGATATACCTGCAATAATTAAAAAAATCAGAAGTGATGGGATATCTTCTGAGATTTATTATTTTTTAAAATCTCATATGATTTGGGGATATTACCAGATTCTCCTGAAATCAAATGCTCATAAGTTCCAGAAAAATTAA